The Pyrococcus horikoshii OT3 genome includes a window with the following:
- a CDS encoding ABC transporter ATP-binding protein produces the protein MVEIKLENIVKKFGNFTALNNINLKIKDGEFMALLGPSGSGKSTLLYTIAGIYKPTSGKIYFDEKDVTELPPKDRNVGLVFQNWALYPHMTVYKNIAFPLELRKAPREEIDKKVREVAKMLHIDKLLNRYPWQLSGGQQQRVAIARALVKEPEVLLLDEPLSNLDALLRLEVRAELKRLQKELGITTVYVTHDQAEALAMADRIAVIREGEILQVGTPDEVYYKPKYKFVGGFLGNPPMNFVEAKVEDGKLVITEKSKLPIPKQYVEIVKETGITEVIIGFRPHDAEIVKGEGEGIVGEVYSFEPLGREQIVTVSVNDSIVKVFAPEGEHFSFGEKVTIKVKEELLVLFDKKTEKALEFSKL, from the coding sequence ATGGTAGAGATCAAGCTCGAAAATATAGTTAAGAAGTTTGGAAATTTCACAGCGCTGAACAATATAAATCTAAAGATAAAAGATGGGGAGTTCATGGCCTTATTGGGACCATCTGGAAGCGGAAAATCAACACTATTATACACGATAGCTGGAATTTACAAGCCAACGTCGGGTAAGATATACTTTGACGAGAAGGATGTAACGGAACTACCACCTAAGGATAGAAACGTTGGACTTGTTTTCCAGAACTGGGCTCTTTATCCTCACATGACTGTTTACAAGAACATAGCCTTTCCACTAGAGCTTAGAAAAGCTCCAAGAGAGGAAATAGACAAAAAAGTTAGGGAAGTTGCGAAGATGCTCCACATAGATAAATTACTCAACAGATATCCATGGCAACTCAGCGGAGGTCAGCAGCAGAGAGTTGCAATAGCAAGAGCATTAGTTAAAGAACCGGAGGTTCTTCTGCTGGATGAGCCTCTCAGCAACTTAGATGCCCTGTTAAGATTGGAAGTTAGAGCAGAATTGAAGAGGCTTCAAAAAGAACTCGGCATAACTACCGTGTACGTAACCCACGATCAAGCAGAAGCTTTAGCTATGGCCGATAGGATAGCCGTGATAAGGGAAGGTGAGATACTCCAAGTTGGAACTCCCGATGAAGTCTACTATAAGCCAAAGTATAAATTCGTTGGGGGCTTCCTTGGAAATCCACCAATGAATTTTGTGGAGGCCAAAGTAGAAGATGGAAAATTGGTAATAACGGAAAAGAGCAAATTACCAATACCCAAGCAATACGTTGAGATAGTCAAGGAAACTGGAATCACCGAAGTCATAATAGGGTTCAGACCCCACGATGCTGAGATAGTGAAGGGTGAGGGAGAAGGGATCGTCGGAGAGGTTTATTCCTTTGAGCCCCTAGGAAGGGAGCAGATCGTTACAGTGTCAGTAAATGATTCGATCGTTAAGGTATTTGCACCAGAGGGGGAACACTTCAGCTTTGGAGAGAAGGTAACGATCAAAGTTAAAGAAGAACTACTCGTTCTTTTTGATAAGAAAACCGAGAAAGCCCTTGAATTCTCAAAGCTTTAA
- a CDS encoding carbohydrate ABC transporter permease gives MKDVETRSKKGEVVLILAIFLASLPLLIGFTLLMLSSFSTTMITNFDFKDFHVTLENWINVFRGKLAITGGVRVNMGKIFLNTLIVALGVSGLVTIISVMSGYALSRMDFKGRKLMITSLMLLHAFPGVALIVGVYLLYRISFPGEQSLVRLYSFIYVIFARAALEVPMSVWLMKGFFDNIPWEFEWSGIIDGASRITVWRKIMLPLIKPGILAVALFSFLAGWQDIIYVRTFLIDQTLATFIEANIEAEYTHMPMIAAAGTLYLLPTIIFFLTAQQLLLRGYSGGIKG, from the coding sequence ATGAAGGATGTTGAAACGAGATCCAAGAAGGGAGAAGTCGTCTTAATCCTAGCGATCTTTCTTGCATCATTACCCCTATTAATTGGATTCACGCTCTTAATGCTTTCAAGCTTCAGCACAACTATGATCACAAATTTTGACTTTAAGGACTTTCATGTAACCCTTGAAAACTGGATCAATGTTTTTCGAGGTAAGTTAGCTATCACGGGAGGAGTTAGGGTAAACATGGGGAAAATATTCTTAAACACGCTAATAGTTGCTCTTGGAGTTTCAGGCCTTGTTACAATAATAAGTGTGATGTCCGGATACGCCCTTTCAAGAATGGATTTCAAGGGAAGGAAGCTCATGATAACATCATTAATGCTTCTCCACGCATTTCCTGGAGTTGCCCTAATAGTGGGAGTTTATCTACTTTACAGGATCTCGTTCCCAGGAGAGCAGTCTCTTGTTAGATTATACTCTTTTATCTATGTTATATTTGCAAGGGCGGCCTTAGAGGTTCCGATGTCGGTCTGGCTCATGAAGGGATTCTTTGACAATATCCCCTGGGAGTTTGAATGGTCCGGAATTATAGATGGAGCCTCAAGAATAACAGTGTGGAGAAAAATAATGCTTCCCCTTATAAAGCCAGGGATCCTAGCAGTAGCACTATTTTCCTTTTTAGCTGGATGGCAGGATATAATCTACGTGAGGACATTCCTCATTGACCAAACCTTGGCCACCTTTATAGAGGCAAACATAGAGGCAGAGTACACCCATATGCCCATGATAGCGGCCGCTGGAACTCTATACTTGCTACCCACTATAATATTCTTCTTAACGGCCCAACAACTGTTACTTAGAGGGTACTCAGGAGGTATAAAAGGGTGA
- a CDS encoding carbohydrate ABC transporter permease, with protein MSNDKVRALSFFLSPMLLMVALFYLIPLVLTVYISFTGMRNWNVERYLGDFVGAYNYERLFHMFKYDPSFKAVVLTTIVFVMITLIINVLGGLGLALGSFFMSEKPSTIFRLLWLLPRMSPIAVYSLVWYYFFHGSEIGTLNAILMKLGFINEPIPWGQIVPWGAWSIIIFVNGLVGVSFGMIVFTSALNQIPKELVIAARVDGASAWQISKRILLPLMKWHFLYVLTWQFLSLLTTYPHLFLLVEWDLVNRDYGTTLALYVFNTAFGRGEQDQGLAAAAAVILSILGIVGGMITLKVLKFEEMIKKPRGDL; from the coding sequence ATGAGTAACGACAAGGTCAGGGCCCTTTCCTTTTTCCTTTCTCCCATGTTATTAATGGTTGCCCTATTTTACTTAATCCCCCTTGTATTAACGGTATACATTAGCTTTACTGGAATGAGAAATTGGAACGTTGAGAGATATCTAGGAGATTTTGTTGGGGCTTACAATTATGAAAGGTTATTCCACATGTTTAAATACGATCCAAGCTTTAAAGCAGTTGTTCTTACTACAATAGTTTTCGTTATGATCACCTTAATAATCAACGTATTGGGAGGGTTAGGCCTCGCTTTAGGTTCCTTCTTTATGAGCGAGAAACCAAGTACTATATTTAGACTGTTATGGCTTCTCCCTAGAATGTCTCCGATAGCGGTTTATAGCCTCGTCTGGTACTACTTCTTCCACGGAAGCGAAATAGGCACGTTGAACGCTATACTTATGAAGCTCGGCTTTATAAATGAACCTATTCCCTGGGGTCAAATTGTACCATGGGGAGCATGGTCCATTATAATCTTCGTTAACGGTCTAGTAGGTGTAAGCTTTGGCATGATAGTGTTTACTTCCGCCCTAAATCAAATACCAAAAGAGTTAGTCATAGCGGCAAGAGTCGATGGAGCATCTGCTTGGCAGATATCAAAGAGGATCCTATTACCTCTGATGAAGTGGCACTTCCTATATGTTTTGACATGGCAATTCCTAAGCTTGTTAACAACCTATCCGCACCTCTTCCTCCTTGTGGAGTGGGATTTAGTAAACAGAGATTATGGAACGACACTAGCGCTTTACGTCTTTAATACTGCATTTGGAAGAGGGGAACAAGATCAAGGGTTAGCAGCTGCAGCTGCGGTAATACTCTCAATACTTGGAATAGTCGGTGGAATGATAACTCTGAAAGTTCTGAAATTTGAGGAGATGATCAAGAAGCCAAGGGGTGATCTTTAA
- a CDS encoding extracellular solute-binding protein produces MRGKGVILVALMLFAVFASGCIGGTSTKTQAPSEVKLTGDFNKDVIEIGKILEKNGISEVKFAAWGSGDPNSVMRVYGIVDAAYKINRIWKENGINVKITVTVKYDQSFKDQYQEFLSKQPLGQAGDFFVNSYAFLPNLADEGYILDITDYAKAYQSLINDFYPSLLEAAKYNGKLYGLPQDTEARPLYIRRDVAKCAGLDVSSLPEKVKNGEFTWSDVYYWAKKAKEKGCAEWGLIHRKGSAHPDLIQFIFAFGGKLYDEKNGKLVLDVPAVYKWLYVEWKFAQDGLLPKDIMSWDWAKQIHPTIVEGRTLFDIGGTWYWTEWQTKDYYSKEGTPRPLKPEEVKEWFAYTLFPAGEKGDKPVTLSQPFIWMINSKAGQLNPKYEELKDVYHALAFLMIVKASDPEINAIHSVISAHLPVRKEAAKLIKDDAWLNKLKNLDLDLAPEVKENIKGIVEKTVNPINAKFLADVSYMLEYTHLAPAHPKYPALADIFKEAVDKVLRGEMTPEEAVKFIEDKINADVELSKNVEIVGEIPKDWKFPQG; encoded by the coding sequence ATGAGGGGCAAAGGAGTAATACTAGTGGCTTTAATGCTTTTCGCAGTGTTCGCCAGCGGTTGCATTGGTGGAACCTCAACGAAAACCCAGGCACCATCAGAAGTTAAATTAACAGGAGATTTCAATAAAGATGTCATAGAGATCGGAAAGATACTTGAAAAGAATGGAATAAGTGAAGTGAAGTTCGCAGCATGGGGATCCGGGGATCCAAACAGTGTAATGAGAGTTTACGGAATTGTAGACGCGGCCTATAAAATAAATAGGATATGGAAGGAGAATGGAATTAACGTCAAGATAACCGTCACAGTAAAATACGACCAGAGCTTCAAGGATCAATATCAAGAGTTCCTAAGCAAGCAACCCCTCGGCCAAGCTGGTGATTTCTTCGTCAACAGTTATGCGTTCCTTCCAAACTTAGCGGATGAAGGATACATTCTTGACATAACGGATTATGCAAAAGCGTATCAATCTCTGATAAATGACTTCTATCCTTCACTACTTGAGGCCGCTAAGTATAATGGAAAGCTTTATGGACTACCACAAGACACCGAGGCAAGACCCTTGTATATAAGAAGGGATGTCGCCAAGTGCGCTGGCTTAGATGTTTCAAGTCTACCAGAGAAAGTTAAGAATGGAGAATTTACTTGGAGTGATGTTTACTACTGGGCAAAGAAGGCTAAGGAAAAGGGCTGTGCCGAATGGGGATTGATACACAGAAAGGGTTCAGCCCATCCAGACTTGATCCAGTTCATATTCGCGTTCGGAGGGAAGCTTTACGATGAAAAGAATGGCAAGTTAGTTCTAGACGTTCCCGCAGTATACAAATGGCTCTACGTAGAATGGAAGTTTGCTCAGGATGGATTGCTACCAAAGGATATCATGAGCTGGGATTGGGCAAAGCAGATCCATCCAACGATCGTTGAAGGAAGAACGCTCTTTGACATCGGAGGAACATGGTACTGGACAGAGTGGCAAACGAAAGACTACTACTCTAAGGAGGGAACACCAAGGCCCTTAAAACCCGAGGAAGTTAAAGAGTGGTTCGCATACACTCTATTCCCAGCAGGTGAAAAGGGAGACAAGCCGGTAACGCTAAGCCAACCCTTCATCTGGATGATAAACTCAAAAGCGGGACAACTTAATCCAAAGTACGAGGAGCTCAAGGATGTTTATCATGCATTAGCATTCCTCATGATAGTTAAGGCTAGTGACCCAGAGATAAATGCAATCCACAGTGTTATCTCAGCTCACTTACCAGTTAGAAAGGAAGCTGCTAAGTTAATAAAGGACGATGCATGGCTTAACAAGCTCAAGAACTTAGATCTGGACTTAGCCCCAGAGGTTAAAGAGAACATCAAGGGGATAGTGGAGAAGACCGTGAACCCAATAAATGCCAAGTTCTTAGCCGACGTTAGCTACATGCTAGAGTACACCCACCTAGCCCCGGCCCATCCGAAGTATCCAGCTCTAGCAGACATATTCAAGGAAGCGGTAGATAAAGTTCTAAGAGGGGAGATGACACCAGAAGAAGCAGTAAAGTTCATAGAGGACAAGATAAATGCTGACGTAGAGCTCTCAAAGAACGTAGAAATAGTGGGAGAAATTCCAAAGGACTGGAAGTTCCCCCAGGGGTGA
- a CDS encoding PLP-dependent aminotransferase family protein translates to MEENIKSMLGDVERFFSKKALEMRASEVRELLKLVETSDIISLAGGLPNPKTFPKEIIRDILVEIMEKYADKALQYGTTKGFTPLRETLMKWLGKRYGISQDNDIMITSGSQQALDLIGRVFLNPGDIVVVEAPTYLAALQAFNFYEPQYIQIPLDDEGMKVEILEEKLKELKSQGKKVKVVYTVPTFQNPAGVTMNEDRRKYLLELASEYDFIVVEDDPYGELRYSGNPEKKIKALDNEGRVIYLGTFSKILAPGFRIGWMVGDPGIIRKMEIAKQSTDLCTNVFGQVVAWRYVDGGYLEKHIPEIRKFYKPRRDAMLEALEEFMPEGVKWTKPEGGMFIWVTLPDGIDSKKMLERAIKKGVAYVPGEAFYAHRDVKNTMRLNFTYVDEDKIMEGIKRLAETIKEELKA, encoded by the coding sequence ATGGAAGAGAACATTAAAAGCATGCTTGGGGATGTTGAAAGGTTCTTCTCGAAAAAAGCTCTAGAAATGAGGGCTTCAGAGGTTAGAGAGCTATTAAAACTTGTAGAAACTAGTGATATAATAAGCCTAGCAGGAGGGCTGCCTAACCCCAAAACATTCCCAAAGGAGATTATTAGAGATATCCTAGTGGAGATCATGGAGAAATACGCTGACAAAGCTTTACAATATGGAACTACAAAAGGATTCACGCCTCTAAGGGAAACTCTAATGAAATGGCTAGGAAAGAGGTATGGAATATCCCAGGATAATGATATAATGATAACAAGTGGTTCTCAGCAAGCGTTAGACTTGATTGGTAGGGTGTTTTTGAACCCAGGGGACATAGTTGTTGTAGAAGCCCCAACGTATTTAGCGGCACTCCAAGCTTTTAACTTCTATGAGCCCCAATACATCCAAATTCCCCTAGATGATGAGGGTATGAAGGTTGAGATACTTGAAGAAAAGCTCAAGGAACTTAAATCCCAAGGAAAGAAAGTGAAAGTAGTATACACAGTTCCAACGTTTCAGAATCCAGCCGGAGTTACAATGAACGAAGATAGGAGGAAATATCTCCTGGAGCTCGCGAGTGAGTATGATTTCATAGTCGTTGAAGATGATCCTTACGGAGAGCTAAGATACTCAGGAAATCCAGAAAAGAAGATAAAGGCCTTGGATAACGAGGGTAGAGTAATTTATCTAGGAACGTTCTCAAAAATATTAGCTCCAGGGTTTAGAATTGGATGGATGGTTGGAGATCCTGGAATTATAAGGAAGATGGAAATTGCAAAGCAAAGCACCGATTTATGCACAAATGTCTTCGGTCAAGTAGTTGCCTGGAGGTATGTTGATGGTGGATACCTCGAAAAGCATATCCCAGAGATAAGGAAATTCTACAAGCCAAGAAGGGATGCAATGCTCGAGGCCTTAGAGGAGTTCATGCCTGAAGGCGTTAAGTGGACAAAGCCTGAAGGAGGAATGTTCATCTGGGTAACGCTTCCAGATGGAATAGACTCAAAGAAAATGCTTGAAAGGGCTATAAAGAAGGGAGTAGCCTACGTCCCTGGGGAAGCATTTTATGCGCATAGGGATGTTAAGAACACAATGAGACTCAACTTTACGTACGTGGATGAAGACAAAATAATGGAGGGAATAAAGAGACTTGCAGAAACTATAAAAGAGGAGCTCAAGGCTTAG
- a CDS encoding ribose 1,5-bisphosphate isomerase encodes MIVKEVYETAEKIKSMEIRGAGRIARAAAQALMIQAEKSKAKEPEELWNELKVASKILYNTRPTAVSLPNALRYVMHRVKAAYLGGADLETLRFTAINSAKEFIYNSEKAIERIGEIGAKRIEDGDIIMTHCHSKAAISVMKKAFEQGKNIKVIVTETRPKWQGKITAKELASYGIPVIYIVDSAARHYMKMTDKVVMGADSITANGAVINKIGTSLIALTAKEHRVWVMIAAETYKFHPATMLGQLVEIEMRDPTEVIPEEELRTWPKNIEVWNPAFDVTPPEYIDVIITERGIIPPYAAIDILKEEFGWALKYKEPWED; translated from the coding sequence ATGATAGTTAAGGAAGTTTATGAGACTGCTGAAAAGATAAAGAGTATGGAGATAAGGGGGGCCGGAAGGATAGCTAGGGCCGCCGCACAAGCTCTAATGATACAAGCAGAAAAAAGCAAAGCTAAGGAGCCCGAAGAGTTATGGAACGAACTAAAGGTGGCCTCTAAAATCTTATACAATACAAGGCCAACCGCTGTTTCCTTACCAAACGCCTTAAGGTACGTGATGCACAGGGTAAAGGCTGCTTATTTAGGAGGTGCTGACCTAGAAACCCTAAGGTTCACAGCGATAAACTCTGCAAAGGAGTTCATATACAATTCAGAAAAAGCCATAGAAAGGATAGGAGAAATAGGGGCTAAGAGAATTGAGGATGGGGATATAATAATGACACATTGTCACAGCAAAGCCGCGATTAGTGTTATGAAAAAGGCATTTGAGCAAGGAAAGAACATTAAGGTCATCGTCACGGAAACGAGACCTAAGTGGCAGGGAAAGATTACGGCCAAAGAGCTAGCAAGTTATGGAATTCCAGTAATTTACATCGTTGATTCAGCTGCGAGGCACTATATGAAGATGACTGATAAGGTTGTTATGGGAGCTGATTCTATAACAGCTAATGGTGCTGTAATAAATAAGATAGGGACGTCATTAATAGCATTAACTGCTAAAGAACACCGGGTCTGGGTTATGATAGCGGCCGAGACTTATAAGTTCCATCCGGCGACGATGCTTGGTCAATTGGTTGAGATAGAAATGAGAGATCCTACCGAAGTTATACCGGAGGAAGAATTGAGGACATGGCCCAAGAATATAGAGGTTTGGAACCCCGCTTTTGATGTAACTCCACCAGAGTACATAGACGTTATCATAACGGAGAGGGGAATAATACCACCCTATGCAGCGATAGATATACTGAAGGAAGAATTTGGATGGGCATTAAAGTATAAAGAACCATGGGAAGATTAG
- a CDS encoding UPF0146 family protein, with amino-acid sequence MIEVAEIIAREIRRGKIVEIGVGFYLEVAKRLRESGIDILVVDINEKAINYARKQGIKGVVDDIFNPTLGIYKDAKAIYSIRPAPEMMKPLLDLARKLKIPLYIVPLTGDRTPNGMKLINYKGIPIYKWEP; translated from the coding sequence ATGATCGAGGTTGCAGAGATAATAGCAAGGGAAATTAGAAGGGGAAAAATCGTCGAGATTGGAGTAGGCTTCTACTTAGAGGTTGCTAAAAGGCTAAGAGAATCAGGAATTGATATCCTCGTAGTAGATATCAATGAAAAAGCAATTAATTATGCAAGAAAGCAGGGAATCAAAGGAGTTGTTGATGATATCTTCAATCCAACCTTAGGGATATACAAGGATGCCAAGGCAATTTATTCAATAAGACCAGCACCCGAGATGATGAAACCCCTCCTCGATCTTGCAAGGAAACTAAAAATTCCACTTTACATAGTCCCACTTACTGGGGATAGGACTCCAAATGGAATGAAATTAATTAACTATAAAGGAATACCAATATATAAGTGGGAGCCATGA
- a CDS encoding PRC-barrel domain-containing protein: MVMELSKMYGKLIYNTRGKYIGKVDEIVIDIKEGEGKVLILALPGERVGVPYEKVTAVGDIILVQAPERK; this comes from the coding sequence ATGGTTATGGAATTATCAAAGATGTACGGGAAGCTGATATATAACACCAGGGGCAAGTACATTGGAAAAGTTGATGAAATTGTAATTGACATCAAGGAGGGCGAAGGAAAGGTTCTAATACTTGCACTACCAGGAGAAAGGGTTGGAGTTCCTTACGAAAAAGTTACAGCAGTTGGAGATATAATTTTAGTCCAAGCCCCAGAGAGGAAATGA
- a CDS encoding DEAD/DEAH box helicase, translating into MVVFRIPRGSAKVKVERADPKVYFQIYNLLSFRRDFGRWDKAESLYDPYTNTFPIGLLPRVKKYLNSKGYKVRVKDERVIEGEPLNSQWNEEYKLRKYQKKAVKLAIKEKMGVLALPVGSGKTVVGLRIIHEINKSALVIVHTKELLYQWANKVREILGVEPGIIGDNKWSEGPITVAMIQTLLSRGTDKLQNKYAIVMFDECHRTSAAEKFYKVGISLPQVYRFGLSATPWRRLRGEEMKIEGVVGPIIYEVKAEDLIKEGFLAKPKFEVIEYDSKMPALADKYKELYEEAVMENEERNRAIVEKAIELAKQGHRVLIDVKRIDHGEILVKMLRDRGINAEFLSSQSPNRWEILEKYKKGEIPVLVSTLLKEGVDIPEISAIILAGGGKSDVMTIQTIGRALRPKPGGEAVIVDVRDTDPLLFTHFIERQKALKQYYGKYYNI; encoded by the coding sequence ATGGTAGTGTTTAGGATCCCAAGGGGTAGCGCGAAGGTCAAGGTTGAGAGGGCCGATCCTAAGGTGTATTTTCAAATATATAATTTATTATCATTTAGGAGGGATTTTGGAAGGTGGGATAAGGCCGAGAGCCTCTACGATCCATATACGAACACCTTTCCTATTGGATTGTTACCCAGGGTAAAAAAGTACCTTAATTCAAAAGGGTACAAGGTTAGGGTTAAAGATGAGAGGGTAATTGAGGGGGAACCTCTAAATTCTCAGTGGAATGAGGAGTATAAGCTGAGGAAGTACCAGAAAAAAGCCGTTAAATTGGCAATAAAAGAGAAAATGGGTGTTCTTGCCCTACCAGTAGGTAGCGGGAAAACTGTGGTAGGGCTTAGAATTATTCATGAGATCAATAAGAGTGCCCTTGTAATTGTACACACGAAGGAATTGCTGTATCAGTGGGCTAATAAGGTTCGAGAAATCTTAGGAGTAGAACCTGGGATTATAGGGGATAACAAGTGGAGCGAAGGTCCCATAACCGTTGCAATGATTCAAACTTTACTTTCCCGAGGAACAGATAAGCTCCAGAACAAGTATGCAATCGTGATGTTTGACGAGTGTCATAGAACTTCAGCGGCTGAAAAGTTTTACAAGGTTGGTATTAGTTTACCTCAAGTTTACAGGTTCGGACTATCGGCTACTCCCTGGAGGAGATTAAGGGGAGAGGAGATGAAAATCGAGGGTGTCGTTGGCCCAATAATTTATGAAGTCAAAGCAGAGGATTTAATTAAGGAAGGTTTCTTAGCTAAACCAAAATTTGAAGTTATAGAATACGATTCTAAGATGCCGGCACTTGCCGATAAGTATAAGGAGCTTTATGAAGAAGCAGTTATGGAAAATGAAGAAAGGAATAGGGCTATAGTTGAAAAGGCTATAGAATTAGCTAAGCAGGGTCATAGGGTACTAATCGACGTTAAGAGGATAGATCATGGGGAGATACTCGTGAAGATGCTTAGAGATAGGGGAATTAATGCTGAATTTTTGAGCTCTCAGAGTCCTAATAGATGGGAAATACTTGAAAAGTACAAGAAGGGGGAGATACCAGTTTTAGTTTCAACGCTTTTGAAGGAAGGTGTAGACATTCCAGAGATATCTGCAATAATTTTAGCGGGAGGAGGAAAAAGTGATGTAATGACAATTCAGACAATAGGTAGGGCCTTAAGGCCAAAGCCTGGAGGAGAGGCCGTAATAGTCGATGTTAGGGATACAGATCCTTTACTCTTTACGCATTTCATAGAAAGACAGAAAGCGCTCAAGCAATATTACGGGAAATACTATAACATTTGA
- the speE gene encoding polyamine aminopropyltransferase, with translation MEFIEWYPRGYGVAFKVKRKILEEQSEYQKIEVYETEGFGKLLAIDGTVQLVTEGEKSYHEPLVHPAMLAHPNPRRVLIIGGGDGGAIREVLKHEEVEEVIMVEIDKKVIEISAKYIGIDGGILEKMLSDKHEKGKLIIGDGVKFIEENSGFDVIIVDSTDPVGPAEMLFSEEFYKNAYRALNDPGIYVTQAGSVYLFTDEFLTAYRKMRKVFDKVYYYSFPVIGYASPWAFLVGVKGSIDFMKVDAEKGKKLGLEYYDPDKHETLFQMPRYIVQML, from the coding sequence ATGGAGTTTATCGAGTGGTATCCTAGGGGATATGGTGTTGCGTTTAAGGTTAAAAGAAAGATCTTGGAAGAGCAATCTGAATATCAAAAAATTGAAGTTTACGAGACCGAAGGCTTTGGAAAGCTACTCGCCATCGATGGAACCGTTCAGTTAGTTACTGAGGGAGAAAAAAGCTATCATGAACCTTTAGTGCATCCCGCAATGTTAGCTCATCCAAACCCAAGGAGAGTTTTAATTATTGGTGGGGGAGATGGAGGGGCAATACGAGAGGTTCTGAAGCATGAAGAGGTAGAAGAAGTCATAATGGTAGAAATTGACAAGAAAGTCATTGAGATCTCCGCAAAGTACATAGGGATCGATGGAGGGATCCTAGAAAAGATGCTCTCAGATAAGCATGAGAAAGGTAAATTAATAATTGGGGATGGTGTTAAGTTCATAGAGGAAAACTCTGGATTCGACGTGATAATAGTTGATTCCACAGATCCAGTTGGGCCTGCAGAAATGCTCTTCAGCGAAGAGTTCTACAAAAACGCATACAGGGCCCTTAACGATCCAGGAATTTACGTAACCCAAGCGGGGAGTGTATACTTATTCACAGATGAATTTTTAACGGCGTACAGAAAAATGAGGAAGGTATTTGATAAAGTCTACTACTACTCATTCCCAGTAATAGGCTATGCTTCACCCTGGGCATTTTTGGTAGGGGTCAAGGGAAGTATTGACTTTATGAAAGTTGATGCAGAGAAGGGTAAGAAGTTAGGACTCGAATACTACGATCCAGACAAGCATGAAACCCTATTTCAAATGCCAAGGTATATAGTTCAAATGTTATAG
- a CDS encoding ATP-binding protein encodes MESTRRIYASPSYEVYGLSRNPFIELASEGIEDIESIHVYQEVDMRISSLISDVIGNRSSITLSIVGPLGMGKTQRLKSIARVIEDRGGKVIYIKVDTTDVLKITRDIFASLRPPKNRTNVFLENLSRKLGFITRLEKMLSSTDEYKSRDIAEMLTRELSKYQYSALLLDELENMRGATEKEKILFFEMLRHFISNMPPGCVFAFASIPEAYEEYSSQFPAFFMRLHYEFKLRPMSYQEIIELVKKRLAKVRIRDTADPLYPFTEDAIKLIHELGKGNPRQILRLLNYVLSEAVKHKFDPINEYVVTTILEEPKSLEEYIARIPSDFKDLVKVIVEKFEGGPVSYIQIAKELKIPGMEAYEKLEHLVSLGFLVGDPRGNYKVPDYVRKFLEEKGE; translated from the coding sequence ATGGAAAGTACTCGGAGAATCTACGCTTCTCCTTCATATGAAGTTTATGGCCTATCCAGGAACCCATTCATAGAACTTGCGAGTGAGGGAATTGAAGATATAGAGTCGATTCATGTTTATCAAGAGGTTGATATGAGGATTTCATCCCTAATATCTGATGTCATAGGAAATAGAAGTTCAATAACGCTTTCAATAGTAGGCCCTCTTGGAATGGGTAAGACTCAAAGGCTCAAGAGCATTGCGAGGGTGATAGAGGATAGAGGTGGAAAGGTTATCTACATAAAAGTTGATACCACCGATGTATTGAAAATTACGAGGGATATATTCGCCTCTTTAAGACCACCTAAGAATAGAACGAACGTGTTCTTGGAAAACCTTTCGAGGAAGTTAGGATTTATAACAAGGTTAGAAAAGATGCTATCTTCAACGGATGAATATAAGAGCAGAGATATAGCGGAAATGCTGACTAGGGAACTTTCAAAATATCAGTATTCGGCGTTGCTTTTAGATGAACTCGAGAACATGAGAGGTGCAACTGAAAAGGAGAAGATACTATTCTTTGAAATGCTGAGACACTTCATAAGTAATATGCCCCCTGGCTGTGTCTTCGCATTTGCTAGCATCCCAGAAGCTTATGAGGAATATTCAAGCCAGTTCCCTGCTTTCTTCATGAGGTTGCATTACGAATTCAAATTGAGGCCCATGAGCTATCAGGAAATTATAGAGCTAGTAAAGAAGAGACTTGCAAAAGTTAGGATAAGGGATACAGCGGATCCCCTGTATCCATTTACCGAGGATGCTATAAAACTAATCCATGAATTAGGAAAGGGTAATCCGAGACAAATCCTTAGGTTATTAAATTACGTTTTAAGTGAGGCCGTGAAGCACAAATTCGATCCAATAAATGAATACGTTGTTACAACGATCTTAGAAGAGCCTAAGAGTTTGGAAGAATATATAGCTAGAATACCCAGCGATTTCAAGGATCTCGTGAAGGTCATTGTTGAGAAGTTCGAAGGAGGCCCCGTGAGTTACATTCAGATAGCCAAAGAACTAAAGATCCCCGGAATGGAAGCTTATGAAAAATTAGAACACTTGGTAAGCCTGGGCTTTCTAGTGGGAGATCCCAGGGGGAACTATAAGGTTCCCGATTACGTTAGAAAGTTCCTGGAGGAGAAGGGGGAATGA